The Janthinobacterium lividum genome has a window encoding:
- a CDS encoding NAD(P)-dependent oxidoreductase: MKVFLTGATGFIGSQLVKRLLGDNHEVAILVRQHSDLSVLHDALPKINVHIHDGSYLSLYAALAQTQPDVVCHVASLFLAQHKPEDVTRLIESNLGMPTQLLEAMQQLGLRRLVNTGTSWQHFEDAAYNPVNLYAATKQAFEDLLAYYVSAHGFQAITLKLFDTYGPGDTRAKLFSLLRKTARSGVNLRMSPGEQLLDLVYIDDVLDAYLLAMHRLPAVSAAECYAVSNPERLTLKELVQVYGAVVGKDLQIEWGGLPYRPRETMQPCTHQPRLPGWQPHITLQQGIARMEADTLIDGLLVGQSK, from the coding sequence GTGAAAGTATTTCTTACTGGCGCTACCGGTTTTATAGGCAGTCAGCTGGTCAAACGTCTGCTTGGCGATAATCACGAGGTTGCAATCCTGGTACGTCAGCACTCTGATCTCAGCGTATTGCATGACGCTTTACCAAAGATTAACGTGCATATCCATGATGGCAGCTACCTCTCCTTATATGCTGCACTGGCGCAAACTCAGCCAGACGTCGTGTGTCACGTGGCCTCCTTGTTCCTGGCACAGCATAAACCGGAAGACGTGACCCGCCTGATCGAGTCAAATCTCGGCATGCCGACACAGTTGCTTGAGGCCATGCAACAGTTGGGCCTGCGTCGCCTGGTTAATACCGGCACGTCCTGGCAGCACTTTGAGGACGCTGCATACAACCCTGTTAACCTGTATGCGGCGACCAAACAAGCATTTGAGGATTTGCTGGCTTATTATGTATCAGCGCATGGTTTTCAGGCCATCACATTGAAGCTGTTCGACACTTACGGCCCCGGCGATACCCGTGCAAAATTGTTCAGCCTGTTGCGCAAGACAGCCCGCAGCGGCGTCAACCTACGTATGTCGCCGGGAGAGCAACTGCTCGACCTCGTGTACATCGATGACGTACTTGATGCCTATCTTTTGGCCATGCACCGCCTCCCGGCGGTTAGCGCAGCGGAATGCTATGCCGTCAGCAACCCCGAACGTCTGACATTGAAAGAGCTAGTGCAGGTCTACGGCGCCGTCGTAGGTAAAGACCTGCAGATCGAATGGGGTGGCCTTCCCTACCGTCCACGTGAAACCATGCAACCGTGTACACATCAGCCACGCCTGCCAGGTTGGCAACCACATATTACGTTGCAGCAGGGGATCGCAC
- the rfbH gene encoding lipopolysaccharide biosynthesis protein RfbH translates to MNEELTQQQIREQIAALVAQYGALASVPKPFEPGVTVIPPAGKVVGAPEMGLMVEASLDAWLTTGRFNDEFEQRLAKFIGVEFLITVNSGSSANLVAFSALTSPKLGARAIQPGDEVIGVAAGFPTTVNPILQFGAVPVFVDVELGTYNIDASKIEAAITDKTKAIMLAHTLGNPFNLEVIVALCKKYNLWLVEDCCDALGATYNGQMCGTFGDIGTMSFYPAHHITMGEGGAVFTNNPELKAIAESFRDWGRDCYCAPGKDNTCGQRFCCKLGTLPDGYDHKYTYSHLGYNLKITDMQAACGLAQMDRAAGFVQARKDNFNYMKNGLQSCAEFLILPEATPNSDPSWFGFPITLRPEANVDRVNLLTFLDQNKIGTRLLFAGNLTRQPYMIGRNYRVSGELTNTDRIMHDTLWIGVFPGLTKEMMDFSISKIEEFFGVNF, encoded by the coding sequence ATGAACGAAGAACTGACCCAACAACAAATCCGCGAACAGATCGCTGCCCTGGTGGCGCAATATGGCGCACTGGCCAGCGTACCGAAACCATTCGAACCGGGCGTAACGGTGATTCCACCAGCCGGTAAAGTCGTTGGCGCCCCTGAGATGGGCCTGATGGTCGAAGCCTCGCTGGACGCCTGGCTGACCACGGGCCGTTTCAATGACGAATTCGAACAGCGCCTGGCCAAGTTCATCGGCGTCGAATTTCTGATCACGGTCAACTCTGGTTCGTCGGCCAACCTTGTGGCCTTCTCGGCGCTGACGTCGCCAAAACTGGGCGCGCGCGCCATCCAGCCTGGTGACGAAGTCATCGGTGTGGCGGCGGGCTTCCCGACCACCGTCAATCCTATTTTGCAGTTTGGCGCCGTGCCCGTGTTCGTCGACGTGGAACTGGGCACCTACAATATTGATGCCTCCAAGATCGAGGCGGCCATCACGGACAAGACCAAGGCCATCATGCTGGCGCATACCTTGGGCAATCCGTTCAACCTGGAAGTCATCGTCGCGCTGTGCAAGAAATACAATTTGTGGCTGGTTGAAGATTGCTGTGACGCCCTGGGCGCCACATATAATGGCCAGATGTGCGGTACTTTCGGCGATATCGGCACCATGAGTTTCTACCCTGCGCACCACATCACCATGGGCGAAGGCGGCGCAGTGTTTACCAACAATCCGGAACTGAAAGCGATTGCCGAATCGTTCCGCGACTGGGGCCGCGACTGCTATTGCGCGCCGGGCAAGGACAACACCTGCGGCCAACGCTTCTGCTGCAAGCTGGGCACGCTGCCGGACGGCTACGACCACAAGTACACCTACAGCCACCTGGGCTACAACCTGAAAATCACCGACATGCAGGCCGCTTGCGGCCTGGCGCAGATGGACCGCGCGGCCGGTTTTGTGCAGGCGCGCAAAGACAATTTCAACTACATGAAAAACGGCTTGCAAAGCTGTGCGGAGTTCCTGATCCTGCCTGAGGCGACGCCAAACTCGGATCCATCGTGGTTCGGCTTCCCGATCACGTTGCGCCCGGAAGCCAATGTGGACCGGGTCAACCTGCTGACGTTCCTCGATCAAAACAAGATTGGTACCCGCCTGCTGTTCGCCGGCAACCTGACACGCCAGCCGTACATGATCGGGCGTAACTACCGCGTCTCGGGCGAGCTGACGAATACCGACCGCATCATGCACGACACGCTGTGGATTGGCGTCTTCCCGGGTTTGACCAAGGAAATGATGGACTTCTCGATCAGCAAGATTGAAGAATTCTTTGGTGTGAATTTCTAA
- the rfbG gene encoding CDP-glucose 4,6-dehydratase translates to MNPAFWQGKRVFLTGHTGFKGGWLSLWLQQLGADVTGYALEAPTKPSLFEVANVAHGMQSVIGDVRDGDAIKRAMAAARPDIVIHMAAQPLVRYSYVNPVETYATNVMGVVNLLEAVRATPGVRAVVNVTSDKCYENREWPWGYRENEAMGGYDPYSNSKGCAELVTAGYRSSFFNANKYAEHGVALGSGRAGNVIGGGDWALDRLIPDMLRAIGAGEPVLIRNPHAIRPWQHVLEPLSGYLTLAEKLYTEGPVHAEGWNFGPHDTDAKPVEWIIERMTQEWGAGASWSLDGQEHPHEATYLKLDCSKARGQLGWHPRWDIGQTIAKIVEWHKACDQGADMRVFTLAQIATYQNT, encoded by the coding sequence ATGAATCCCGCATTCTGGCAAGGAAAGCGTGTTTTCCTCACGGGGCATACCGGCTTCAAGGGCGGTTGGCTGAGCCTGTGGCTGCAGCAGCTTGGTGCCGACGTGACCGGCTATGCGTTGGAAGCGCCGACTAAGCCCAGCCTGTTTGAGGTGGCCAATGTGGCGCACGGCATGCAGTCGGTCATTGGCGACGTGCGCGATGGCGACGCCATCAAACGCGCCATGGCTGCCGCGCGCCCGGACATCGTGATTCACATGGCGGCACAGCCGCTGGTGCGCTACTCGTACGTGAACCCGGTGGAAACGTATGCCACCAACGTGATGGGCGTGGTCAACCTGCTCGAAGCCGTGCGTGCCACGCCAGGCGTGCGCGCGGTGGTGAATGTCACCAGCGACAAATGCTACGAAAACCGCGAGTGGCCTTGGGGCTACCGCGAAAACGAAGCCATGGGCGGTTATGACCCGTATAGCAACAGCAAGGGCTGTGCGGAACTCGTGACGGCCGGCTATCGTAGTTCTTTTTTCAATGCCAACAAGTACGCAGAACATGGCGTTGCCCTGGGCAGCGGTCGTGCTGGCAATGTCATCGGCGGTGGCGACTGGGCGCTGGATCGTCTGATTCCGGATATGCTGCGCGCCATCGGCGCTGGTGAGCCGGTGCTGATCCGCAATCCTCACGCCATCCGCCCGTGGCAGCATGTGCTCGAGCCGCTGAGCGGTTATCTGACGCTGGCGGAAAAACTGTATACGGAAGGCCCCGTGCATGCCGAGGGCTGGAACTTCGGTCCGCACGATACCGACGCCAAACCCGTTGAATGGATTATCGAGCGCATGACGCAAGAATGGGGCGCTGGAGCCTCATGGTCGCTCGACGGCCAGGAACATCCGCACGAAGCGACCTATCTGAAGCTCGATTGCTCCAAAGCACGTGGCCAGCTGGGCTGGCATCCGCGCTGGGACATTGGCCAGACCATCGCCAAAATTGTCGAGTGGCATAAGGCGTGCGACCAGGGTGCAGACATGCGTGTGTTCACCCTGGCGCAAATCGCCACCTATCAAAATACCTAA
- the rfbF gene encoding glucose-1-phosphate cytidylyltransferase: MKAVILAGGLGTRISEETHLKPKPMIEIGGKPILWHIMKSYSAHGINDFVICCGYKGYVIKEYFANYFLHTSDVTFDMQNNQMEVHARNAEPWKVTLVDTGDETMTGGRLKRVRQYLNDEEMFCFTYGDGVSDVDISALVDFHRTNGKLATVTATQPPGRFGALSLDGHKINSFQEKPQGDGAWINGGYFVLSPKVIDFISNDATVWEKEPMESLAKQGEMNAFFHHGFWQPMDTLRDKIHLEELWQSGKAPWKAIL; the protein is encoded by the coding sequence ATGAAAGCAGTCATTCTTGCCGGCGGCCTTGGCACCCGAATTTCCGAAGAAACACATCTCAAGCCAAAACCGATGATTGAAATTGGTGGCAAACCGATCCTGTGGCACATCATGAAGAGCTATTCAGCGCACGGCATTAATGATTTCGTGATTTGCTGCGGCTACAAGGGCTATGTGATCAAGGAATATTTCGCCAATTATTTTTTGCATACCTCCGATGTCACTTTCGATATGCAAAACAATCAGATGGAGGTACACGCACGCAATGCCGAGCCCTGGAAGGTCACCCTGGTCGATACCGGTGACGAAACCATGACGGGGGGCCGATTGAAGCGCGTCCGCCAATATCTGAATGATGAAGAAATGTTCTGCTTCACCTATGGCGACGGTGTCAGCGATGTCGACATCAGCGCGCTGGTCGACTTCCACCGCACGAATGGCAAGCTCGCCACCGTCACCGCGACCCAGCCACCAGGCCGCTTTGGCGCCCTGAGCCTGGACGGCCACAAGATCAACAGTTTCCAGGAAAAGCCGCAAGGGGACGGTGCCTGGATCAATGGCGGCTATTTTGTCCTTTCTCCAAAAGTCATCGACTTCATCAGTAATGATGCTACCGTCTGGGAAAAGGAACCGATGGAGAGCCTGGCCAAACAAGGTGAAATGAATGCCTTCTTCCACCATGGATTCTGGCAACCGATGGATACCTTGCGCGACAAGATTCATCTGGAAGAGCTGTGGCAATCGGGCAAGGCGCCCTGGAAGGCGATTTTATGA
- a CDS encoding dTDP-4-dehydrorhamnose 3,5-epimerase family protein, whose amino-acid sequence MKLLKELLPTCFLLEPSRFEDARGTFVKTYHEGICKSLGANLDIQEEFYSISRKDVIRGMHFQLPPHDHDKLVYCTHGAVRDVLLDLRKGPSYGKVASVDLSGENGLMVFIPKGIAHGFVALTEEALMLYKTSTVHTPSADCGIHWNSFGFDWQVTRPLLSARDEQHGVFADFTSPF is encoded by the coding sequence ATGAAACTACTAAAAGAACTCCTTCCCACCTGTTTTTTGCTTGAGCCTAGCCGCTTTGAAGATGCGCGTGGCACCTTTGTTAAAACCTATCATGAAGGTATTTGCAAAAGTTTAGGTGCCAATCTAGATATCCAAGAGGAGTTCTATTCTATTTCACGCAAGGACGTAATTCGCGGCATGCACTTTCAGCTGCCACCGCACGATCATGACAAGCTGGTTTACTGTACCCACGGCGCCGTCCGCGATGTGCTGCTAGACCTACGAAAAGGACCAAGTTACGGCAAAGTAGCTTCCGTCGACCTGTCTGGAGAAAACGGCCTGATGGTCTTTATTCCCAAAGGAATAGCCCATGGTTTTGTTGCGCTGACAGAGGAAGCGCTGATGCTGTACAAGACCAGCACGGTGCACACCCCGTCTGCCGACTGCGGCATCCACTGGAACAGCTTCGGATTCGATTGGCAAGTGACGCGACCGCTCCTGTCGGCGCGCGATGAGCAGCACGGCGTCTTTGCCGATTTCACTTCTCCGTTTTAA